The Methanosarcina barkeri MS DNA window TGCGGCCTGAGGTTCTCAAAAGCGTCTATTATCACGGTTTCGAGGAGAGGGAGCTTTTCGGCTTCGTCAATTATTGTATATTCCAACCCTGCTCCTTCAAGGATTGCCGGGAGATGGGTGCCAAGCGGAACCTGGGCTTCGATGCCTTCAGCGTAAACCCCGCGCCAGCTTGCCAGAACAGGTAAGGGAATCCTGCAGATTACGTTCAGGGATTCCAGGGCATTAATCATATTTCCAAGCCCTGTGCTCTGGATAAGCATCATGGGCTTCCCCCCTGCAAGATAAAACCCGGCACAGATGCCCACACCATTTTCTTCTCTCGTTAGCTTGATTTCAGGAAAATTCTCAGAAACCAGGGGAAGCAGATTTTTGATCCTGTCGCAGGGCAGAGTTGCGGCAAGGTCAATACCTGCCTTTTTCATTATTGCTATGACTTCTTCTTCCGGACTTGCCATGCACATACCTCTTCAGCTTCATTTTTTCTTTAAATGTATTTATTTGGAATTACTCCAGACTCAGATCTTCAGCTCGTTTAGATATTTAGCTCGTTTAGATATTTAACTCGTTTAGATATTTAGCTCGTCTAAGGAAATATCAGGATTTTTGGCAGTAGCTACCGGCTCGATCTGATAAAGTGTGTAGTCCTCTTTCAGGCGTTTATATCCTCCACCTGCAAGGTTCAGAAGAATAGTTTCGTCCTTACCTACATTTCCTTCTTCCACAGCTTTTAGTAGAGAGGCTGTTGCAACTGCTGATGGAGGCAGAATGTCGATTCCTTCGAGGGATTCGAAAAGAGCCTTAGCTTCAAGGGCTTCTTCTCTGGTAATTGCGTACATTATTCCGTCAGTATCGGTAAGTGCATCGTATAACCCGCCCATAACCCCATATGGAGGAGTCCGGTTGGTAAGCACGGTCGCATAGGTTTCTTCTACCTGTTTCTTTGCATCCTTCATGTCAAGTTCTGGAATGATCTCTCTTCTCTTTTCCTTCCAGGCGTTGTACATGGGAACAAAAGGAAGGTTCTGGGTAAGCTGAAGTTTCGGGAGTTTTTGCCCGAACCGCCCGTCGGCTCTGAGACGCATGGCAGCTTCCCATACTGAAATTCCTCCGGTACCACTTCCTACTGCCTGGAAATAGTGATCAGGCATTTTTCCTATAGTTAATGCTGCATCCAGCATCACAGTGCCCATTCCATCTCTTCTGGCGATATTTCTTGCTCCGCCTTCGGATACCATACTAGGCAGCTTTGCAATCCTGCCTGCGAGATTGATAGCGTCAGTGTAATCGTTTCCTGGACTCATACTAATGAGATGGACAGATTCTGTGGGCTCCTCAGGCAGCCATAGCTTCGAAGCTCCGGATTCCGGTACAACTATGTAGACATCAGTTCCTGTCAAAGCCGATACGTGCGCAAAGGCCCGGCCAGTATTTCCCGCAGAGGCAAGGACTACGGCTTTTCCTCCGGTCTCTTTCAGGAGTTGCATGGTCGGGTGGGCTTCAAGTTCTTTGAAACTACAGGTTTTAATGAAAGCCCCTCTTTCAGGCCAGTACCCGCTGAACCCTATATAAAGGTTCGAAAGCCCGAGTTCTCTGGCAAAAGCTTCACTTTTGTAAGTTATGGGCCCCGCATCCGTAGTAAGTTCTTCCTGGACCGGGAGCCAGGAATGAAATCTTCCGAGACCTGGCTGGTTTCTTAACACCAGTTTTTTTTCGAAGTATTCTGCCCGTAAAAAGGCATTATCATTCTCACAGGTGAGTCTGTATTCCTGGCCGTACTCTCTTCCGCACTTAAGACATTTCAGTTTGAATTTTCCCATCGCTATCACAGAAAATTGGGCTTTTAATTAAATATGTATTCCTAAAACGTGGATAAGATTATCTTTTTGTGTTATATTTTTGAGTTAGTTATCTTATTGGGACATTTATTTTCATTTTCAAGAATCGAATCATCTTATTTTGTTTATAGATTAAATAAACTGAATAATGCAGTTAGAGGAGAAAAGATAGGAAAATTGGAAATGAATGATGAAGAACTGAGATGGAAAAAACTGAGATGAAAAAAACTGAGATGGAAAAAACTGAGATGAAAAAAACTGAGATGAAAAAAACTGAGATGAAATGAAGTGAAACTGAAATGAAGTGAAACTGAAATAAAGTGAAACTGAAATGAAAAGGTAAGAAAACTAAAAAGAAACACATTTCCCGCGCTTGAACACAGATGTAGAATTTATCTGTTGAATTGTCCAAAATTATCCATTAAAAATAGTGAAATAGAAAAAAGAGTAACGGATAAGACAGAATGAAGAAAATGAGACGACTGAAAGATAGGTAAGTAGAAGAAATAGAAAAAACGGAATAAAGGTATGAGTAGTTTCTATCATATACTTAATAATAATAATAAACGACCGGTGGAGTGACTTTTACATTTTCATAACTCCTTGTCTTGCCTTTAGGGGGATAAACAAAGGTGACAACGTCAGACTGCACCCCTAATTCATATGGATCACACAGGTAGTTTCCGGCCTCTTCTCTAGAAATGTTTAGTACCTGGAGCGAGGCACTTGATATTCCTATCGTTTGAATCTTTACTCCCTTAAATTCGGAGAAAATTTCCTTTATCTTGGGCTCCAAGTTTTTGCTGCCAAAAAGTGATATATATGCCTGAGCAAAGGGATTGAGATGGTAGTCTATGTAAATGGTCGCATTAGTCTTCTCAAACTGAATCACCATATTGTCAACGTGAATGTATTTCCCTTCTTTGAATTGATCTGCACCGGTTCCAGGAACGAATCTGGCAGCCAGTAGAATAGATGAGATTAGAAGGGCAACTACAATTATCGGTTTTGTTTTCATGGTTCTTACTCAGTAATAATCCTCTTTTCTAATATTTCTTTCCTGCAAATATTTTTTCGGTCAGGCCAGTCGCCCTTCAAAACTGAAACCTTGCCATTTTTATTGCAATTTAGTAGATGTTTAGACACCTTGCAACACCATTAAATATCGCAACACTAAAGGTATCCCACCTTTTAGATTATCTAAAAAAGAATAAAGAGGCCATAAAATGAGTAAAGATATTCATTTCATCTGCCCCAAATGCGGAAATACCACCTACGAAACCGGCGAGATCCGCACCACAGGCGGCTTTCTCAGCAAAATCTTCGATGTCCAGAACAAGAGATTCACCCATGTCACCTGCAAGCGCTGCAAATACACTGAATTCTACCAGACCAACAGCAGCATGTTGGGAGACATTTTCGATTTGTTCACTTCGTAATTAGCCAATAAAGGATTTTTTGGTGGAAATTACTTTTTCCCCCTCCTTTCGTTTTTTTGATTGCTTGTTATCCGGGACTGGACAGTAGCGTCTTTAAGGGAGCTTGTCACGCTCGACGAAGGAGAGCGGTCTTTTTGTAAATTAAGTCCAAACAAAAGAATCAGTGAAAGTGCAATAAACGGAAAAAGTTGGAATTATTCTCGCGAAACCTGCACGCTATTAGTTCTGAGATTGATTTTTATTATTAGGGATAACAAGAAAAAAGCATTTTCCTTTTAATTCTTCAATTTTACGTTCATCAAGCTTCTGAATATGTTTGTTTGTTAAAGGAGAGAATTGTTTTATTAGGGAAGTTTCAATATCATCTGTTTTTTTCTTAATACTTCCCCTTTCTCTTATAAGCATGCATTTCAATTCATTATGATCATTACAGGAATTTATTCTGTTAATCAGTTCCACAAATTCCCTGCCTTTTTCTTTTAATTTATCGAGAATTTCAGCTTCTTCAAAAATGTGGATGAGCTTTAAGGTTATTGGCTCCTGACCTGTCTGAGTATCCCTTGATGTATTAAAATCCGTATTCATTGACATTATATAGACAAATTGTTCCATTACGCCGTCAACTGGCTCTATGACGGTTTCATTCTCCCCAAGTTTTGAATATGAGTGCTTGTCAAGTGTTAAAGCAACTCCTGTAGACCCTCCATATATTGTTTTTTATCATTTCCCCAGGTATAGATTCCATTTACCATAATGTGTGCCCGGTTTCCAGCACAAAGCTGGATATTAAGTTCACTGTTTGCTTTTCTATAAAATATCTTTGGAGATGGATTTGTCTGAGGCACAAGGATTACGTCGCAGGCACGTATCAAACGCTTTCTCAACTCATCATTCACATACTCATAACAGATCATAATCCCTATTCGAAGGTCTTCTCTAAGTTTGAGAATGTGGTTCACTTCACCTGCTTCCATACCTTCCTCAAAACCGCATCCTCTTTCATCCCTTGCTGCCAGCGCTTTTTCATTGTGAACGATTTTAGAATCAGGAATCACAATAGGAGAGATATTTTTCCGTAAATCTTCGTCTCCAAACTCGCGGGTGAACAGTTTTCCGTACTTCATAAGGTTCTTTTCCTGAACATAATAGCTGCCTGCAACAACAATAATTCCATTTTCATCGGTGTACTGCTGTATTTCTTCAAGATATTCAAAAGGTATGGAAAACTCAGGGAATACCACAATATCGGCTTTTTCCTTCACAGCTTCAAGAATTGCCATTACTTTCCTGTAATAAGTCTCATCAGCCGTAAGTTTTACAATGGAATCTTCTCCATAAGCATGATATTTCAATTGCACAGCCGCAATCCGTAAATTAGAGCCTTCAAAAGAGTTGTTGCAGCAGTCATGCTGTAATATCCGAATTTTCTTATTTCCGGGTATATTTTCAAAATAGTCAATTGACCTTATGACTGGTTTTTTCTGCCCTCTTACACTGAAAGTAATTTCGTCTTTTCCTTCCGGGAAATACTTTTTCTCAAGATAATCGATTTCAAGAATATTGTTTTCTCTTTCTTCGGAGGTAAGGAATTTGTTAAAAAGAGTTCTGCTCCCTGCTTTAATTGTTAACTTACCTTTTACTTTTTCAGGGTCATCAAAGATAATTTTAAGTTTCCAGTTTTCGTAGATCAGCTTGATAGGATTGAAAGGCTCTTCAAAATAGTCTTTTGTTCTCCTGTGAATATACTCGAAAAGGCTTTCAAGGGGCCTGTATTCAATTGAATTAATTTTTTCCAGAAAATCAAAAAGAAGTTTATCCCTGGTTTTACAATCTTTTTCTTCAAAAATCTGTGGGAGGTCCTTAAATGAAGCGCAGATACTTGGATTAACATCATCAGACAGAGTTATGATAACCTCCTCTACAACCTTCTTTAATCTTGGCACATCAACTTTTCAGATTTTTCAATTTCCGTCAGGACTTCAAACAGCGCAGTATAGACGCAATAGCAAACGTTTGCTTTTTCATAAGTTTCAGTTGCTTTTTTAAACTGTTCTATTGCCTGATTGAGCAGCTCCAGATCAGGCTGCTTTGAAGAAAGTGCTTCGTTTACAAGTTTTCTCCAGAAAGGTAATATGAGGTAGAATCACAGAGTTTTGAAATAGCCTCGTCTTTTTCAACAGATTTTAACTCTTCTACTGCTTTTATAGCTTTTTCATATTCACCTGCACGTTTTCCTGTATTGGACTCAGCTCTAATGTTCTTGAGCAGAAAGTCAATATATGCACTCAGCCCTGCCCCAGTAACCAGTTCTCTTTCG harbors:
- a CDS encoding nitrilase-related carbon-nitrogen hydrolase, giving the protein MPRLKKVVEEVIITLSDDVNPSICASFKDLPQIFEEKDCKTRDKLLFDFLEKINSIEYRPLESLFEYIHRRTKDYFEEPFNPIKLIYENWKLKIIFDDPEKVKGKLTIKAGSRTLFNKFLTSEERENNILEIDYLEKKYFPEGKDEITFSVRGQKKPVIRSIDYFENIPGNKKIRILQHDCCNNSFEGSNLRIAAVQLKYHAYGEDSIVKLTADETYYRKVMAILEAVKEKADIVVFPEFSIPFEYLEEIQQYTDENGIIVVAGSYYVQEKNLMKYGKLFTREFGDEDLRKNISPIVIPDSKIVHNEKALAARDERGCGFEEGMEAGEVNHILKLREDLRIGIMICYEYVNDELRKRLIRACDVILVPQTNPSPKIFYRKANSELNIQLCAGNRAHIMVNGIYTWGNDKKQYMEGLQELL
- a CDS encoding zinc ribbon domain-containing protein is translated as MSKDIHFICPKCGNTTYETGEIRTTGGFLSKIFDVQNKRFTHVTCKRCKYTEFYQTNSSMLGDIFDLFTS
- a CDS encoding cysteate synthase, translating into MGKFKLKCLKCGREYGQEYRLTCENDNAFLRAEYFEKKLVLRNQPGLGRFHSWLPVQEELTTDAGPITYKSEAFARELGLSNLYIGFSGYWPERGAFIKTCSFKELEAHPTMQLLKETGGKAVVLASAGNTGRAFAHVSALTGTDVYIVVPESGASKLWLPEEPTESVHLISMSPGNDYTDAINLAGRIAKLPSMVSEGGARNIARRDGMGTVMLDAALTIGKMPDHYFQAVGSGTGGISVWEAAMRLRADGRFGQKLPKLQLTQNLPFVPMYNAWKEKRREIIPELDMKDAKKQVEETYATVLTNRTPPYGVMGGLYDALTDTDGIMYAITREEALEAKALFESLEGIDILPPSAVATASLLKAVEEGNVGKDETILLNLAGGGYKRLKEDYTLYQIEPVATAKNPDISLDELNI